The following are encoded together in the Dyella terrae genome:
- a CDS encoding paraquat-inducible protein A: protein MTMPPQGIKPAIAPPTLWICEHCDTVYRRRKLARGEVARCARCDAILARHHSLNVNGMLALVITAMIAFVQANIWPIVTLGLNGQLISATLWGCITMMWQEHSQVVAVIAALTLFFFPILKMSLLFWVLLFARQRRRAPGFRAVMVLLYRIGPWTMSEVFVLGALVAIVKAHMYFDVLPNPGIFAYGVLMLIITAFSSIDVRRLWDLTEETPA from the coding sequence ATGACCATGCCACCGCAAGGCATCAAGCCCGCCATCGCCCCACCCACTCTGTGGATCTGCGAGCACTGCGACACGGTATACCGTCGTCGCAAGCTGGCCCGTGGCGAAGTGGCACGTTGCGCGCGCTGCGACGCCATCCTCGCCCGGCATCACAGCCTGAATGTGAACGGCATGCTGGCACTTGTGATCACGGCGATGATCGCTTTCGTGCAGGCCAACATCTGGCCCATCGTGACGCTGGGGCTCAACGGCCAGCTGATCAGCGCCACGCTGTGGGGCTGCATCACGATGATGTGGCAGGAGCATTCACAAGTAGTGGCGGTCATTGCCGCACTGACCTTGTTCTTCTTTCCCATCCTGAAAATGAGTTTGCTGTTCTGGGTCTTGCTGTTTGCCCGCCAGCGACGGCGCGCGCCCGGGTTCCGTGCGGTGATGGTGCTGCTTTACCGCATCGGCCCATGGACCATGAGCGAAGTGTTCGTGCTCGGCGCGCTGGTGGCCATCGTCAAGGCCCATATGTATTTCGACGTGCTGCCCAACCCGGGCATCTTCGCCTATGGTGTGCTGATGCTCATCATCACCGCGTTCTCCAGCATCGACGTGCGCCGCCTGTGGGATCTCACTGAGGAGACGCCGGCATGA
- the trxA gene encoding thioredoxin — translation MSATTADTHVFDVREDNFETEVLQASLTTPILVDFWAEWCGPCKTLGPMLEKLAGEFNGAFRLAKVDVDKSQQLAAMFGIRSIPTVMLVKDGQIVDGFAGALPEGQLREFLQRHVQALDGAANDHDVEVVPESPEEAINRLQQAIAAEPEQAELKLDLALALMRAGHADAAEAELSSLPANLATDARAVRLRSQLDLARALAGAPSLPELQQRVQADAGDWAARDLLGVRLLLEGDAAAGLDQFLAILGKARDWNDGQAKKRLLAAFTTLDDAELVGSYRRRMASLLF, via the coding sequence GTGAGTGCCACAACCGCCGATACGCATGTTTTTGACGTGCGCGAGGACAATTTCGAAACCGAGGTGCTGCAGGCCTCGCTGACCACGCCGATCCTGGTGGACTTCTGGGCGGAATGGTGCGGCCCGTGTAAGACATTGGGCCCGATGCTGGAGAAGCTCGCTGGCGAGTTCAACGGCGCGTTCCGGCTGGCCAAGGTGGACGTGGACAAGTCGCAGCAATTGGCGGCCATGTTCGGCATCCGCAGCATTCCCACGGTGATGCTGGTCAAAGATGGCCAGATCGTCGATGGCTTTGCAGGCGCTCTGCCCGAAGGCCAGTTGCGTGAATTCCTGCAACGGCATGTACAGGCGCTCGACGGCGCGGCCAATGACCATGACGTGGAAGTTGTACCGGAATCGCCGGAAGAGGCCATCAATCGCCTGCAACAGGCCATTGCCGCCGAACCCGAGCAGGCCGAACTGAAGCTGGATCTCGCGCTGGCGTTGATGCGCGCGGGCCATGCGGATGCGGCCGAGGCAGAGCTGAGCTCGCTGCCTGCCAACCTTGCCACCGACGCTCGCGCCGTGCGCCTGCGCAGCCAGCTCGACCTTGCCCGTGCGTTGGCCGGCGCACCGTCGCTGCCCGAATTGCAGCAGCGCGTGCAGGCGGATGCCGGTGACTGGGCCGCCCGCGATCTGCTGGGCGTGCGCCTGCTGCTGGAGGGTGACGCCGCTGCCGGTCTGGATCAGTTCCTTGCCATCCTTGGGAAAGCGCGCGACTGGAATGATGGCCAGGCCAAGAAGCGCCTGCTGGCTGCGTTCACTACCCTCGATGACGCCGAGCTGGTGGGTAGCTACCGCCGTCGCATGGCGTCCTTGTTGTTCTGA
- a CDS encoding alpha/beta hydrolase family protein, protein MKNGIRRAAFCVLSVLSYPVFASGVAFEDLARHLQYSEVKISPDGHHIAAATVVKDKPLLALFDLDTMKGGMVTPREGNQIVNFWWASDNRVVYTEGTKVSGWDRPFSTGEIFAVDGDGTNPKLLFGYRAGGNDRGGSHIQHAESERASAQVIATVRDDPKHILIAVTPWETGAEGAFEDIYLLDVNDGSKRPLGKAPLRNARFVTDNHGNVRFAEGYDSHAYPAVYYREGDGKPWTLLFQGSTEKSVPLPIDFSRDDSKVYMTCAAPGKVAALCLWDIATQKLGEPVWSSATTEMTRLIYTLDGMDVVGAYSDPDAPTAEAFVPGSDTMKAMGLLSRSMPGESVRFVSHSRDGSKAIALAYSSMDPGTFYLWDNTTGQAKALLQRASWIKPNQMAAMQPIEFKARDGLTIHGYLSMPPGKEEAKHLPLVMFIHGGPFGIRDYWEYDPTVQALATHGYAVLQVNYRGSGGYGDGFMAAGYREWGGKMQDDVTDATQWAIKQGITTQGHVCIFGGSYGGYAALEGVMKEPDLYRCAIGYVGVYDLPLMLTQGDGSENTSARSFWRSRLGNDEQALSAASPVNQVDRLKASVLLIAGGKDVRVPPIHAQHMRAALDKRSIAYEWLYKADEGHGFYDEKNNAELLQRVTQFLGRNIGTGGSVAAGSP, encoded by the coding sequence ATGAAAAACGGAATTCGGCGCGCAGCCTTCTGCGTGCTCAGTGTTTTGTCGTATCCGGTATTTGCCTCAGGCGTCGCGTTTGAAGACCTTGCGCGCCATCTGCAATACAGCGAGGTGAAGATCTCGCCCGATGGTCATCACATCGCTGCGGCAACGGTGGTCAAGGACAAACCGTTGTTGGCGCTGTTTGATCTCGACACCATGAAAGGCGGCATGGTTACGCCGCGCGAGGGCAACCAGATCGTCAACTTCTGGTGGGCCAGCGACAACCGCGTGGTCTATACAGAAGGTACCAAGGTGTCCGGCTGGGATCGTCCATTCAGCACTGGCGAGATCTTCGCCGTCGATGGTGATGGGACCAATCCGAAACTCTTGTTTGGTTATCGCGCAGGGGGCAACGATAGGGGCGGCAGCCATATCCAGCATGCGGAGTCCGAGCGTGCCAGTGCGCAGGTCATAGCTACGGTGCGCGATGATCCCAAGCACATCCTGATCGCCGTTACACCCTGGGAAACCGGCGCTGAAGGCGCTTTCGAAGACATTTACCTGCTCGACGTCAATGACGGTTCCAAGCGGCCGTTGGGCAAGGCGCCGTTACGCAACGCGAGGTTCGTCACCGACAACCATGGGAATGTGCGTTTCGCGGAAGGCTATGACAGTCACGCCTACCCGGCGGTGTATTACCGTGAGGGAGACGGCAAGCCGTGGACCCTGCTGTTCCAGGGCTCGACCGAAAAATCCGTGCCGTTGCCTATCGATTTCAGCCGCGACGATAGCAAGGTGTACATGACCTGCGCGGCCCCCGGCAAGGTGGCCGCGCTCTGTCTGTGGGATATCGCCACCCAGAAGTTGGGCGAGCCGGTATGGAGCAGCGCCACTACCGAAATGACGCGGCTCATTTATACGCTCGACGGCATGGATGTGGTCGGCGCGTATTCCGATCCGGATGCGCCAACGGCCGAGGCGTTCGTTCCCGGCTCCGACACCATGAAGGCGATGGGTTTGCTGTCACGCTCGATGCCGGGCGAGAGTGTTCGCTTCGTGTCGCATTCGCGCGATGGCAGCAAAGCGATCGCGCTGGCGTACTCGTCCATGGATCCGGGTACGTTTTACCTATGGGACAACACCACCGGTCAGGCGAAAGCACTACTGCAGCGAGCAAGTTGGATCAAGCCCAACCAGATGGCGGCCATGCAGCCGATTGAGTTCAAGGCGCGTGACGGGCTCACCATCCACGGCTACCTCAGCATGCCGCCCGGCAAGGAAGAGGCGAAGCATCTCCCCTTGGTGATGTTTATCCATGGTGGACCTTTCGGTATTCGCGACTACTGGGAGTACGACCCCACGGTGCAGGCGCTGGCCACGCACGGTTATGCCGTGCTGCAGGTGAATTACCGGGGCTCGGGCGGCTACGGTGACGGATTCATGGCGGCTGGCTATCGCGAGTGGGGCGGCAAAATGCAGGACGACGTCACCGATGCCACGCAATGGGCGATCAAGCAGGGGATCACCACGCAAGGTCATGTCTGCATCTTTGGCGGCAGCTATGGCGGCTATGCGGCGCTCGAAGGTGTCATGAAGGAGCCCGATCTTTACCGTTGCGCGATCGGCTACGTTGGCGTGTATGACCTGCCACTGATGCTTACGCAGGGCGATGGTTCGGAAAACACATCGGCACGGAGCTTCTGGCGCTCAAGACTGGGTAACGACGAGCAGGCCTTGTCTGCCGCGTCACCGGTGAATCAGGTGGATCGCCTGAAAGCCAGCGTTCTGCTTATCGCCGGTGGCAAAGATGTACGCGTCCCACCGATACATGCCCAGCACATGCGTGCCGCACTGGATAAGCGCAGCATTGCTTATGAGTGGCTGTACAAGGCCGATGAAGGGCACGGGTTCTACGACGAAAAGAACAACGCGGAGTTGCTCCAGCGCGTCACGCAGTTCCTGGGCCGCAACATTGGAACAGGTGGTTCGGTGGCCGCCGGCTCACCGTGA
- a CDS encoding DUF4442 domain-containing protein has protein sequence MRASTFRRLMNLWPPFLFNSIRVQHVSEDWSELRVVLRLRPWNRNYVRTQFGGNLFAMTDPFWMLLAMHQLGNDYFVWDKAGAIDFVAPGREDVYAHFKLEPAVVDELRAAAAGGDKVLRWFDVDVVTRSGEVVARVRKQLYVRLKPKAR, from the coding sequence ATGCGCGCATCCACTTTCCGCCGCCTGATGAACCTATGGCCGCCCTTCCTGTTCAACAGCATCCGCGTCCAGCACGTATCGGAAGACTGGTCGGAGCTGCGCGTGGTACTGCGCTTGCGTCCCTGGAACCGCAACTACGTGCGCACGCAGTTCGGCGGCAACCTGTTCGCCATGACCGATCCTTTCTGGATGCTGCTGGCCATGCATCAGCTAGGCAATGACTACTTCGTGTGGGACAAGGCCGGGGCGATCGACTTTGTCGCGCCGGGACGCGAAGACGTCTACGCCCACTTCAAGTTGGAGCCCGCGGTAGTCGACGAACTGCGCGCGGCGGCGGCAGGCGGTGACAAGGTATTGCGCTGGTTCGATGTGGACGTTGTCACACGTAGCGGTGAAGTGGTGGCTCGCGTGCGCAAGCAGTTGTACGTCAGGCTCAAGCCGAAGGCGCGCTGA
- a CDS encoding RNA polymerase sigma factor codes for MAGDHRHQAFEVLLREHRGIVLKVASLYARSADDRNDLVQEICVQLWRSFASYDPGRARFSTWLYRIALNVAISSLRRMDGAERLEPLQSHHLDTIGGEPSPEPDERLVLLYRVIGELDALNRALILLYLEDRSYAEMAEILGISETNIATKLGRIKQTLRSHMASAPKART; via the coding sequence ATGGCAGGCGATCATCGACATCAGGCATTTGAGGTGCTGCTGCGGGAGCACCGCGGCATCGTGCTGAAGGTTGCCAGCCTCTATGCCAGGAGTGCGGACGACCGAAACGACCTGGTGCAGGAGATCTGCGTGCAGTTGTGGCGTTCGTTTGCCAGCTACGACCCTGGGCGGGCTCGGTTCTCGACTTGGCTGTATCGCATCGCACTGAACGTGGCGATCTCTAGTTTGCGCCGCATGGATGGTGCCGAGCGGCTTGAGCCGCTGCAGTCGCACCACCTGGACACCATCGGCGGCGAGCCGTCACCGGAGCCAGACGAGCGCCTGGTGTTGCTTTATCGCGTCATCGGCGAGCTGGATGCGCTGAACCGCGCGCTCATCCTCCTGTACCTGGAAGACCGCAGCTACGCCGAGATGGCCGAGATTCTCGGCATCAGTGAAACCAACATAGCCACCAAGCTGGGCCGCATCAAGCAAACCCTGCGCAGCCATATGGCCAGCGCACCGAAGGCGAGGACATGA
- a CDS encoding DUF502 domain-containing protein — translation MKRLRIKRYLFTGLLTFIPLWVTWVVFKFVLSMLAGIGTPLASALLATLSSASPWAGIALNNAWLTFVVALLLTLGVLYLLGWLANRVIGQRLIDGFDAVLARIPLVQTIYGGTKKLMAVLQQKPSGVQRVVLIDFPRRGMKVVGFVTRVMIEEGTGREMAAVYIPTTPNPTGGYLEVVAVDELTPTDWTMDQAMAFIISGGAVAPDTLPASPAALRKASQDAE, via the coding sequence ATGAAACGCCTGCGCATCAAACGCTATCTGTTCACCGGCCTGCTCACGTTCATCCCTCTGTGGGTGACGTGGGTGGTGTTCAAGTTTGTGCTGAGCATGCTCGCGGGCATCGGCACGCCACTGGCCTCCGCGCTGTTGGCTACCTTATCGTCCGCCTCGCCGTGGGCGGGCATAGCGCTCAACAATGCATGGCTCACCTTTGTGGTGGCGCTACTGCTGACGCTGGGCGTGCTGTATCTGCTGGGCTGGCTGGCTAACCGTGTGATCGGTCAGCGACTGATCGACGGTTTTGATGCGGTGCTGGCACGCATCCCGCTGGTGCAAACCATCTATGGCGGCACCAAGAAACTCATGGCCGTGCTGCAACAGAAGCCGTCCGGCGTGCAGCGCGTGGTGCTGATCGACTTTCCTCGCCGTGGCATGAAGGTGGTGGGCTTTGTCACGCGGGTGATGATTGAAGAAGGCACCGGCCGCGAGATGGCCGCCGTCTATATCCCCACCACGCCCAACCCGACCGGCGGCTACCTGGAAGTGGTGGCGGTGGACGAACTGACGCCCACCGACTGGACCATGGATCAGGCCATGGCTTTCATCATTTCCGGCGGTGCAGTTGCGCCTGATACCTTGCCAGCTTCGCCGGCCGCCTTGCGCAAGGCCTCTCAGGACGCGGAGTAA
- a CDS encoding multicopper oxidase family protein, giving the protein MHPSRRRFLQGMGLVAGTGALRAFGAPMHMAMHAAKSGGLCKHAVADQTSVPKLLDPSRLTPFVDPLPVPEVLRPKAGTPLRIAMRESTQRLHRDLPPTRLWTYGNTMPGPTIEARSGEAVQVEWTNSLPQHHFLPIDHHVCGAEPDKPEVRGVVHVHGARVPPTDDGYPTDWFVPGQSLKQTYPNRQDAATLWYHDHTMGIERLNLYAGLFGMYLLRDAHELSLGLPHGEQELPLVLTDRLLTEDGQLYYPVSGVSDSPWVPEVFGNVMLVNGALMPRLDVQARRYRFRVLNAANGRFFRLSLHGQKPFLQIGSDQGLLAAPVQQTSLFLAPGERADLVMDFAGMGGSAIELMTDALPLMQFKVAAGQVDDDSHLPPVLRDVPRMTEASATNTRVLTIDEYADCVAEPMLMLLDGKHWHDPVSEKPRLNSTEIWSFLNLTEDTHPIHLHLVRFQILDRRPFDVDQYLESKTVRYTGPAQPPPPHEAGWKDTAQVYPGMVTRYIITFEGYTGRYVWHCHLLEHASNEMMRPFEVVA; this is encoded by the coding sequence TTGCATCCCTCGCGTCGTCGTTTTCTCCAGGGCATGGGGCTTGTGGCAGGTACGGGCGCGTTGCGCGCTTTCGGTGCGCCCATGCATATGGCCATGCATGCCGCGAAGTCAGGCGGTCTTTGCAAGCATGCTGTGGCCGACCAGACCAGCGTGCCAAAGCTGCTTGACCCCTCGCGTCTGACACCATTCGTCGATCCCTTGCCGGTGCCGGAAGTGCTTCGTCCCAAGGCGGGCACGCCGCTGCGCATCGCGATGCGCGAAAGCACGCAGCGCCTGCATCGCGATTTGCCGCCGACACGGTTATGGACCTACGGCAACACCATGCCGGGACCCACCATCGAAGCGCGCAGCGGAGAAGCGGTGCAGGTGGAGTGGACCAACAGCCTGCCGCAGCATCACTTCCTGCCCATCGACCATCACGTATGCGGTGCCGAGCCGGACAAGCCGGAAGTGCGTGGCGTGGTGCATGTCCACGGTGCGCGGGTTCCGCCAACGGACGACGGCTATCCCACCGATTGGTTCGTGCCAGGGCAATCGCTCAAGCAGACTTATCCCAACCGCCAGGACGCGGCGACGCTGTGGTACCACGACCACACCATGGGCATCGAACGATTGAACCTCTATGCGGGTCTGTTCGGCATGTATCTGCTGCGCGACGCGCATGAGCTGTCACTGGGCCTGCCCCATGGCGAGCAGGAGTTGCCGCTGGTGCTCACGGATCGTCTGCTGACCGAGGACGGGCAGCTCTACTACCCGGTATCCGGCGTGAGCGATTCGCCATGGGTGCCCGAGGTTTTCGGCAACGTGATGCTGGTGAACGGCGCGCTGATGCCGCGCCTTGACGTGCAGGCCCGTCGCTACCGCTTCCGTGTGCTCAATGCGGCGAATGGCCGCTTCTTCCGGTTGAGCCTGCACGGACAGAAACCGTTCTTGCAGATTGGTAGCGATCAGGGCTTGCTTGCCGCACCGGTGCAGCAGACCAGCCTGTTTCTCGCGCCGGGCGAGCGGGCGGATCTGGTGATGGATTTCGCCGGCATGGGCGGCAGCGCCATCGAACTGATGACCGACGCCTTGCCGTTGATGCAGTTCAAAGTGGCGGCGGGGCAGGTCGATGACGACAGCCACCTGCCGCCGGTGCTGCGCGACGTGCCGCGCATGACGGAAGCGAGCGCGACGAATACCCGTGTGCTGACCATCGACGAATATGCCGATTGCGTCGCCGAGCCCATGTTGATGTTGCTGGACGGCAAGCATTGGCATGACCCGGTGAGCGAGAAGCCCCGGCTGAACAGCACGGAGATCTGGAGCTTCCTCAACCTCACCGAGGACACGCATCCGATCCATCTGCATCTGGTGCGCTTCCAGATTCTCGATCGGCGCCCGTTCGATGTGGATCAGTACCTGGAGTCGAAGACCGTCCGCTATACCGGCCCGGCGCAACCGCCGCCGCCGCACGAAGCAGGCTGGAAGGACACTGCGCAGGTCTATCCCGGCATGGTGACGCGCTACATCATCACCTTCGAAGGCTACACGGGCCGATATGTGTGGCACTGCCATCTGTTGGAGCACGCATCGAACGAGATGATGCGGCCATTCGAAGTGGTAGCCTGA
- a CDS encoding phospholipase C, with translation MRNNLAVCIAACVLSLSAVSLAQIPVHAETLADASWHHGGDVHTSTPIKHLVVIFQENVSFDHYFATYPNAANGQGEPSFYARPFTPKVNGLSNALLTNNPNKNNSANGTGAVNPFRLSRAQAATADQDHDYGPEQQAFNGGAMDLFPKYTGSGETLPGAPADEEGNGQVMGYYDGNTVTAMWNYAQWFALNDNSYGSTFGPSTPGAINLVSGQTNGVTQSLNGSSVLVNDGQGGQTLVSDADPIGDVCSSPSGSQVQLGGKNVGDLLNSAGVTWGFFEGGFDLATVNTNGTTGCKRSTVSTVTQTNKADYIPHHQPFQYYPSTANPTHVRPTSVAMIGHQGDAANHQYDTNDFYAAVEAGNFPAVSFLKAPGYQDGHAGYSDPLDEQQFIVHVINFLQKSPEWRDTAVVIAYDDSDGWYDHQAAPRVNASSTSSDALDGTGICNARGTLPGVNSNGQPVQGRCGFGPRLPLLVISPWARSNHVDHTLTDQTSVTRFIEDNWLRGERLGGGSFDAVSGSLEHMFDFFQPFPEHRKLILDEQTGQPVKQPKPWPWASQPHSPRG, from the coding sequence ATGCGAAACAATCTCGCAGTCTGCATTGCCGCGTGCGTTCTCAGTCTTTCCGCCGTATCCCTTGCCCAGATTCCTGTTCACGCCGAGACGCTGGCCGATGCGAGCTGGCATCACGGTGGAGACGTCCATACGTCCACTCCGATCAAGCATCTGGTCGTGATCTTCCAGGAGAACGTCTCCTTCGATCATTACTTCGCTACGTACCCGAACGCGGCGAACGGTCAGGGCGAGCCGTCCTTCTACGCGCGTCCGTTCACGCCGAAGGTCAATGGCTTGAGCAATGCGTTGCTGACCAACAACCCCAACAAGAACAACAGCGCGAATGGCACCGGTGCGGTCAACCCGTTCCGCTTGTCGCGCGCGCAAGCCGCCACGGCCGACCAGGATCACGATTACGGCCCGGAACAGCAGGCATTCAATGGCGGCGCGATGGATCTGTTCCCGAAGTACACCGGCTCGGGTGAAACCCTGCCGGGTGCGCCGGCTGACGAGGAAGGCAACGGGCAGGTGATGGGCTACTACGACGGCAACACCGTCACCGCCATGTGGAACTACGCGCAGTGGTTCGCACTGAACGACAACAGCTACGGCAGCACGTTCGGTCCGTCCACGCCGGGCGCGATCAACCTCGTTTCCGGCCAGACCAACGGCGTGACGCAGTCGCTCAATGGCAGCTCAGTGCTGGTGAACGACGGCCAGGGCGGCCAGACCCTGGTCAGCGACGCCGATCCGATCGGTGACGTGTGCTCCTCGCCCAGTGGCAGTCAAGTGCAGCTCGGCGGCAAGAACGTCGGCGACCTGCTGAATAGCGCCGGCGTAACGTGGGGCTTCTTCGAGGGCGGTTTCGACCTCGCGACGGTGAACACCAACGGCACCACCGGCTGCAAGCGCAGCACGGTGTCGACCGTGACGCAAACCAACAAGGCCGATTACATCCCGCATCACCAGCCGTTCCAGTACTACCCGTCCACCGCCAACCCGACCCACGTGCGCCCGACCTCGGTCGCCATGATCGGCCACCAAGGCGATGCGGCGAACCACCAGTACGATACGAACGACTTCTACGCAGCCGTGGAAGCAGGCAACTTCCCGGCGGTGAGCTTCCTCAAGGCGCCCGGCTATCAGGACGGCCACGCTGGTTATTCCGATCCGCTGGACGAACAGCAGTTCATCGTGCACGTGATCAACTTCCTGCAGAAGAGTCCGGAATGGCGCGACACCGCGGTGGTGATCGCCTATGACGACTCCGACGGCTGGTACGACCATCAGGCTGCGCCGCGTGTGAATGCCTCGAGCACGTCGTCCGATGCGTTGGATGGCACCGGCATCTGCAATGCCCGCGGTACGCTGCCGGGCGTCAACAGCAACGGCCAGCCCGTGCAGGGCCGCTGCGGCTTTGGTCCCCGCCTGCCGCTGCTGGTGATCTCGCCGTGGGCACGCAGCAATCACGTGGACCACACACTGACGGACCAGACCTCGGTGACTCGCTTCATCGAAGACAACTGGCTGCGTGGCGAGCGTCTTGGCGGCGGTTCGTTCGATGCCGTGTCCGGTTCGCTGGAGCACATGTTCGACTTCTTCCAGCCCTTCCCGGAACACCGCAAGCTGATCCTGGACGAACAGACCGGCCAGCCGGTGAAGCAGCCCAAGCCGTGGCCCTGGGCCAGCCAGCCGCATTCGCCGCGCGGTTGA
- a CDS encoding LysR substrate-binding domain-containing protein produces the protein MHDSPMILLEEGFALIRLIREACARRAVVPKETVRCAQVDFILALVAGGVALLPQRVVDERSLASLAALSLAGNDPR, from the coding sequence CTGCACGACTCGCCGATGATCCTGCTCGAAGAAGGCTTTGCGCTGATCCGGCTGATCCGTGAGGCTTGTGCCCGCCGGGCCGTAGTCCCCAAGGAAACCGTGCGCTGCGCGCAGGTGGATTTCATCCTGGCCCTGGTTGCCGGCGGCGTCGCCCTGCTCCCGCAACGGGTGGTGGACGAGCGCTCCCTGGCTAGCCTTGCCGCACTGTCGCTGGCCGGCAACGACCCGCGCTGA